A part of Paraliobacillus zengyii genomic DNA contains:
- the mnmA gene encoding tRNA 2-thiouridine(34) synthase MnmA encodes MEDNKNIRVVVGMSGGVDSSVTALLLKEQGYDVVGIFMKNWDDTDEFGVCTATEDFNDVIRVCNQLDIPYYGVNFEKQYWDKVFTYFLDEYKAGRTPNPDVMCNKEIKFKAFLEHALSLGADYVATGHYAQVSKNGNRVEMLRGVDSNKDQTYFLNQLSADVLEKVMFPLGHLPKKEVRRIAKEHNLATATKKDSTGICFIGERNFKEFLSEYLPAQPGYMRTMNGVNQGQHEGLMYYTIGQRQGLGIGGPGGPWFVVGKDLKENVLYVEQGYENDYLYSDGLIATDLNWINETPQEAFTCTAKFRYRQEDSKVSVIPLTDNKVRVVFDQRERAITPGQAVVFYDGEVCLGGGTIDEIFKDEVMLDYVG; translated from the coding sequence ATGGAAGATAATAAAAATATACGTGTTGTTGTAGGGATGAGTGGCGGAGTGGATTCCTCGGTCACAGCACTTTTGCTAAAAGAACAAGGTTATGATGTAGTAGGCATTTTTATGAAAAACTGGGACGATACCGATGAATTCGGTGTTTGTACCGCAACAGAAGATTTTAATGATGTTATTCGCGTTTGTAATCAACTGGATATTCCATATTACGGTGTTAATTTTGAAAAACAATATTGGGACAAAGTATTCACTTATTTTCTAGACGAATATAAAGCTGGTCGAACACCAAATCCAGATGTAATGTGTAATAAAGAAATTAAATTTAAAGCCTTTTTAGAGCATGCATTATCTCTAGGTGCTGATTATGTGGCAACTGGACATTATGCGCAAGTAAGTAAAAACGGTAATCGAGTTGAAATGTTACGAGGTGTTGATTCAAATAAGGATCAAACTTATTTCTTAAACCAATTGTCTGCTGATGTTTTAGAGAAAGTAATGTTTCCATTAGGTCACCTACCGAAAAAAGAAGTTCGTCGTATTGCAAAAGAACATAACCTTGCAACTGCGACTAAAAAAGATAGTACGGGTATTTGTTTTATTGGAGAACGGAATTTCAAAGAGTTCTTGAGTGAATACTTACCGGCACAACCAGGTTATATGCGTACGATGAATGGTGTGAATCAAGGCCAACATGAGGGCTTGATGTATTATACAATTGGACAACGCCAAGGATTAGGAATTGGTGGTCCTGGTGGTCCATGGTTTGTAGTTGGAAAAGATCTTAAAGAAAATGTCTTATATGTAGAGCAAGGCTATGAGAATGATTACCTTTATTCAGATGGCTTAATTGCGACAGACTTAAATTGGATAAATGAAACGCCGCAAGAAGCGTTCACTTGTACAGCCAAATTCCGCTATCGTCAAGAGGATAGTAAAGTGTCGGTAATACCATTAACTGATAATAAAGTACGTGTTGTATTTGATCAAAGAGAACGTGCGATTACACCTGGACAAGCTGTTGTATTTTATGATGGTGAGGTTTGTCTTGGTGGTGGAACAATAGATGAAATTTTTAAAGATGAAGTAATGTTAGATTACGTTGGCTAA
- a CDS encoding tetratricopeptide repeat protein — MEETNKGIQFMQEGKFEEAASCFNKVIEEAPEDPVGYINFGNLLLHMNDNERAERFFTKAITLDDKAGTAYYGLGNLYFELDDLKKAQKNYQKAIDSGLEEADVYFMQGLTLQQQGHDKLSLVYFQRAKEINPTDEAVLFQYGLALAQTDQLELAKEMFKAVLELDQTHSDAHYNLGVASIFEDKPEEALAYLSKAVELQPDHSLALDAKSKVEMLIEQSNQ; from the coding sequence ATGGAGGAAACAAATAAAGGTATACAGTTTATGCAAGAAGGAAAATTTGAAGAAGCAGCAAGTTGCTTTAATAAGGTTATTGAAGAAGCACCAGAAGATCCAGTAGGGTATATTAACTTTGGTAACTTACTATTACATATGAATGATAATGAAAGAGCGGAAAGATTTTTCACGAAAGCAATTACATTGGATGATAAAGCAGGTACAGCATATTATGGGCTTGGCAATCTCTATTTTGAACTAGATGATCTTAAAAAAGCACAAAAGAATTATCAAAAGGCGATTGATAGTGGATTAGAAGAAGCAGATGTGTATTTCATGCAAGGTTTAACACTTCAACAACAAGGACATGACAAACTTTCACTAGTCTATTTTCAACGAGCAAAAGAAATAAATCCAACAGATGAAGCAGTTTTATTTCAATATGGCCTGGCTTTAGCTCAAACAGATCAACTCGAACTAGCCAAAGAAATGTTTAAAGCAGTATTAGAACTTGATCAGACACACAGTGATGCACATTATAATTTAGGTGTGGCATCAATATTTGAAGACAAGCCTGAAGAAGCGTTAGCTTACCTTTCTAAAGCTGTCGAATTGCAACCGGATCATAGTTTAGCACTAGATGCTAAATCAAAAGTAGAAATGTTAATTGAGCAATCGAATCAATAA
- a CDS encoding IreB family regulatory phosphoprotein, whose protein sequence is MDSMDKTMKFNFSEEPLEENVNEVLFTVYEALKEKGYNPINQIVGYLLSGDPAYIPRYKDARNLIRRIERDELIEELVKYYLVQHKEE, encoded by the coding sequence ATGGACTCAATGGATAAAACCATGAAATTCAATTTTTCAGAAGAGCCCTTAGAAGAGAATGTTAACGAAGTATTATTTACTGTCTATGAGGCATTAAAAGAAAAAGGTTATAATCCTATCAATCAAATCGTTGGGTACTTACTTTCGGGTGATCCGGCGTACATTCCGAGGTATAAAGATGCACGAAATCTAATTAGAAGAATTGAAAGAGACGAGCTAATTGAAGAATTAGTTAAGTACTACTTAGTTCAGCACAAAGAGGAGTAA
- a CDS encoding DUF1292 domain-containing protein codes for MALEEKERIIIPDENGEEHLFEVLFTFDVDENQQSYIAVVPVDQNEDEEVEVFAFRYEDKNNEDDLALFQIESDEEWEMVEEMLNTLTDDEE; via the coding sequence ATGGCATTAGAAGAAAAAGAAAGAATTATAATTCCAGATGAAAACGGTGAAGAACATTTATTTGAGGTACTTTTCACATTTGATGTTGATGAGAATCAACAATCTTATATAGCAGTAGTTCCGGTTGATCAAAACGAAGATGAAGAAGTAGAAGTGTTCGCCTTTCGTTATGAAGATAAAAATAATGAAGACGATTTGGCTCTATTTCAAATTGAAAGTGATGAAGAATGGGAAATGGTTGAAGAAATGCTTAATACACTCACAGATGACGAGGAATAG
- the alaS gene encoding alanine--tRNA ligase produces the protein MRTLTSAQVRQLFLDFFEEKGHRVEPSASLVPKEDPTLLWINSGVATLKKYFDGRVIPDNPRIVNAQKSIRTNDIENVGFTARHHTFFEMLGNFSIGDYFKEEAIQWAWEFLTNEKWIGFDPEKLAVTVHPEDDEAYDLWKNNIKLPEERIIRLEENFWDIGEGPSGPNTEIFYDRGEAYGNDPTDPELYPGGENDRYLEIWNLVFSQFNHNPDDTYTPLPKKNIDTGMGLERMVCVIQNAPTNFETDLFLPIIKKVEQLATVKYGEEESMDVAYKVIADHIRTVTFAIADGALPSNEGRGYVLRRLLRRAVRFAKQIGIEKPFMYQLVVTVGEIMQAFYPNVQSKQAFVENVVKTEEERFHETLHEGLTILENIIEIENRQGSKVFPGTEVFRLYDTYGFPKELTEEYVNELGFTIDEAGFKEEMDKQKSRARNARQKVDSMQVQDSVFGELTAESIFVGYDHLKVDTVISTIIENKEVVTQSSEKEVYVLLDQTPFYAESGGQVADIGWLYTEQAEARVEGVQKAPKGQHLHRVTVTKGNLNSGDIVKAVVDKEARTSIIKNHTATHLLHQALKDVLGEHVNQAGSLVATDRLRFDFSHFSTITDQEIEQIETIVNQKIWESLAVSIKSYPIEEAKEMGAMALFGEKYGDVVRVVKISDFSIELCGGCHVLNTAEIGLFKITTESGIGAGTRRIEATTGKGAYLHVTNQQHHLQKAASLLKVSLDQVPQRIDSLFQEIKELQKDRDSLSQKLSNIEAASILDDVEQVNDVSYLIKQVDVSDINQLRSMVDELKQKLVSGIVLLSAVNNGKVQLAAGVTKDLIDRGYHAGKLIKETATRCGGGGGGRPDMAQAGGKNPEQLDEALSYAKQFISSIE, from the coding sequence TTGAGAACACTCACTTCAGCACAAGTTAGACAATTGTTTTTAGATTTCTTTGAAGAAAAAGGACATAGAGTGGAACCTAGCGCATCTCTAGTACCTAAGGAAGATCCGACATTATTATGGATTAATAGTGGTGTTGCAACACTAAAGAAGTATTTTGACGGTAGAGTTATCCCGGACAATCCAAGAATTGTTAACGCGCAAAAATCTATACGAACAAATGATATTGAAAATGTTGGTTTTACAGCGCGTCATCACACTTTCTTTGAAATGCTTGGTAATTTCTCGATTGGTGATTATTTTAAAGAGGAAGCCATTCAATGGGCTTGGGAGTTTTTAACGAATGAGAAATGGATTGGTTTTGATCCTGAAAAATTAGCAGTTACAGTGCATCCAGAAGATGACGAAGCATATGATCTGTGGAAAAATAATATCAAACTACCTGAAGAGCGTATTATTCGATTAGAAGAGAATTTCTGGGATATCGGTGAAGGTCCTAGTGGTCCTAATACGGAAATTTTTTATGACCGTGGAGAAGCGTATGGCAATGATCCAACTGATCCAGAACTATATCCAGGTGGAGAAAATGATCGTTATTTAGAAATATGGAATCTTGTTTTCTCACAATTTAATCACAATCCTGATGACACGTATACACCTTTACCAAAGAAGAACATTGATACAGGTATGGGGTTAGAACGTATGGTGTGTGTTATTCAAAATGCACCAACTAATTTTGAAACAGATTTATTTCTACCTATCATTAAAAAAGTAGAACAACTAGCTACTGTTAAATATGGCGAAGAAGAGTCTATGGATGTTGCCTATAAAGTTATTGCTGACCACATACGTACCGTTACATTCGCTATTGCTGACGGTGCATTACCTTCGAATGAAGGAAGAGGTTATGTGTTAAGAAGGTTGTTACGTAGAGCAGTTCGTTTCGCAAAGCAAATTGGAATAGAGAAACCATTTATGTATCAATTGGTTGTGACAGTTGGAGAAATTATGCAAGCATTTTATCCCAATGTACAGAGTAAACAAGCATTTGTTGAAAATGTAGTGAAAACCGAAGAAGAACGGTTTCATGAAACGTTACATGAAGGTTTAACCATTCTTGAAAACATTATCGAAATAGAGAACCGCCAAGGAAGCAAAGTCTTCCCTGGAACAGAAGTATTTAGATTGTATGACACGTATGGTTTCCCAAAAGAATTGACAGAGGAATATGTGAATGAACTAGGATTTACAATTGATGAAGCAGGTTTTAAAGAAGAAATGGACAAGCAAAAAAGTCGAGCGCGTAATGCAAGACAAAAAGTCGATTCGATGCAAGTACAAGACAGTGTGTTTGGTGAGCTTACAGCAGAGAGTATTTTTGTCGGATATGATCACTTGAAAGTAGACACAGTTATTTCAACCATTATAGAGAATAAAGAAGTTGTCACACAATCAAGTGAGAAAGAAGTTTATGTTTTGTTAGACCAAACGCCTTTTTATGCTGAGAGCGGTGGACAAGTAGCAGATATAGGTTGGCTTTATACGGAACAAGCTGAAGCGAGAGTTGAAGGTGTTCAGAAAGCTCCTAAAGGACAACATTTACACCGTGTAACAGTTACAAAAGGTAACTTGAACAGTGGTGACATTGTTAAAGCTGTTGTTGATAAAGAAGCACGTACATCAATCATTAAAAATCATACGGCTACACACTTGCTACATCAAGCTTTAAAAGATGTTCTGGGTGAACATGTTAATCAAGCTGGATCGTTAGTGGCTACCGATCGTTTGCGTTTTGATTTTTCTCATTTTAGTACCATCACAGATCAGGAAATCGAACAGATTGAAACAATTGTTAACCAAAAAATATGGGAGTCCCTAGCAGTTTCAATTAAGAGTTATCCAATTGAAGAGGCAAAAGAAATGGGTGCAATGGCATTATTTGGTGAAAAATATGGTGATGTTGTTCGAGTAGTAAAAATTAGTGATTTTAGCATTGAACTATGTGGCGGTTGTCATGTTTTGAATACTGCTGAAATAGGTTTATTTAAAATCACAACAGAATCTGGAATAGGTGCAGGTACAAGAAGAATAGAAGCAACAACTGGTAAAGGTGCTTATCTACATGTTACAAATCAACAGCACCATCTCCAGAAAGCTGCTAGTTTGTTGAAAGTTTCACTAGATCAAGTACCACAACGTATCGATAGTTTATTTCAAGAAATAAAAGAGTTGCAAAAAGATAGGGACTCACTAAGTCAAAAGCTCTCTAATATAGAAGCGGCATCTATTCTTGACGATGTTGAACAAGTAAATGACGTATCATATTTAATTAAACAAGTTGATGTGTCAGATATTAATCAATTACGTAGTATGGTAGATGAATTAAAACAAAAGCTTGTGTCAGGTATTGTATTGTTAAGTGCTGTTAATAATGGCAAAGTACAATTGGCTGCTGGTGTGACAAAGGATCTTATTGACCGTGGCTATCATGCTGGTAAGTTAATTAAAGAAACAGCAACTCGTTGTGGCGGAGGCGGAGGCGGTCGTCCTGATATGGCCCAAGCCGGAGGAAAGAATCCAGAACAATTGGATGAAGCATTGTCATATGCTAAACAATTTATTTCTTCAATCGAATAG
- the ruvX gene encoding Holliday junction resolvase RuvX, whose product MKKLGLDVGSKTIGIAVSDAFGWTAQGITTLYWDELDFKTVEKQLADLIKEHEITEVIVGLPKNMNGSIGERGEACQRFATFIEETFQLKTFMWDERLTTMAAERVLIEADMSRKKRKKVIDKMAAVMILQGYLDAHQ is encoded by the coding sequence ATGAAAAAATTGGGGTTAGATGTTGGTTCTAAAACGATTGGTATTGCAGTTAGTGATGCTTTTGGGTGGACAGCCCAAGGTATCACTACGTTGTACTGGGATGAATTAGATTTCAAAACAGTAGAAAAACAGCTTGCAGATCTTATTAAAGAACATGAAATAACAGAAGTAATTGTAGGTTTACCAAAAAATATGAATGGCTCAATAGGTGAACGAGGAGAGGCTTGTCAGCGGTTTGCCACTTTCATAGAAGAAACGTTTCAACTAAAAACATTTATGTGGGATGAACGTTTAACGACAATGGCTGCAGAACGTGTTTTAATAGAAGCAGATATGAGTAGAAAAAAAAGAAAAAAAGTAATTGATAAAATGGCGGCAGTCATGATATTACAAGGGTATTTAGATGCCCATCAATAA
- the cymR gene encoding cysteine metabolism transcriptional regulator CymR, translating into MKISTKGRYGLTIMIELAKRVGDGPISLKTIANENNLSEHYLEQLVPPLRNAGLVKSVRGAYGGYLLAKEAREITAGDIIRILEGPITPVEGIEDEEPAKQALWMRVRDAVKDVLDTTTLEDLRKHGDDDSQEPHMFYI; encoded by the coding sequence ATGAAAATTTCCACTAAAGGTCGCTACGGTTTAACAATTATGATTGAGTTAGCGAAAAGGGTTGGTGATGGCCCAATTTCTTTAAAAACAATTGCAAATGAAAATAATCTTTCTGAGCATTATTTAGAACAATTAGTTCCACCTTTACGAAATGCTGGTTTAGTAAAAAGTGTTCGAGGAGCTTATGGGGGTTATTTACTTGCGAAAGAAGCAAGAGAAATAACAGCTGGAGATATTATTCGTATTTTAGAAGGACCGATTACTCCTGTAGAAGGTATTGAAGATGAAGAACCCGCAAAGCAAGCACTATGGATGCGCGTTAGAGATGCGGTTAAAGATGTATTAGATACTACCACATTAGAAGATTTGCGAAAACATGGTGACGACGATAGTCAAGAACCACATATGTTTTATATATAA
- a CDS encoding AI-2E family transporter: MFNQKKIIHWLYWIVFGILLLLFFYLMLKLFPFYHSVLVSLLHISTPFIIASIVAFLLHPLVEKIHTYQIPRWLAITLIYLLFITSIGYIAYHIFPAFVLQLKDLQENLPDFIHTYRTKIYQLYESTSFLPETFHDRMDLFFNEIEEFITQYVTSILKNATKIMDLFIIIAVIPVLVFYMLKDYKLIKSSTAKLIPKRYQEDSKVLGPAINKTLGAYVRGQLLVCLFVGLTTYIIFLIIGMKYPIVLAILMGITNIIPYFGPIIGAVPAVIIAFTISMKQVVYVILGVIVVQLIEGNLLSPYIVGKSVHLHPIIIIFALLVGSEIAGIVGMIVAIPFVTVLKVIVKHMKEFRSTD; encoded by the coding sequence ATGTTTAATCAAAAAAAAATAATCCATTGGTTGTATTGGATTGTATTCGGTATCTTATTACTCCTATTTTTCTATTTAATGCTCAAACTATTTCCTTTCTATCATTCTGTGTTGGTCAGCCTACTGCATATTAGTACACCATTTATAATAGCAAGTATTGTTGCTTTTTTGTTACACCCACTTGTTGAAAAAATACACACTTATCAAATACCACGTTGGTTAGCTATCACACTAATTTACCTTTTGTTCATTACTAGCATAGGGTATATTGCTTATCACATATTTCCGGCATTTGTCTTGCAATTAAAAGATTTACAAGAAAATTTACCTGATTTTATCCATACATATCGTACAAAGATTTATCAATTGTATGAAAGCACATCTTTTCTACCAGAAACATTTCATGATCGTATGGATTTGTTTTTTAACGAGATAGAAGAGTTTATCACACAATATGTAACTTCTATATTAAAAAATGCTACAAAGATAATGGATTTATTTATTATAATTGCTGTAATACCTGTTTTAGTTTTTTATATGCTAAAAGATTATAAATTAATAAAATCTAGTACGGCTAAGTTAATTCCTAAAAGGTATCAGGAAGATAGTAAAGTTTTAGGACCCGCGATTAATAAAACGCTTGGTGCTTATGTTAGAGGGCAGTTACTTGTTTGCTTATTTGTTGGTTTAACGACCTATATTATTTTTCTGATTATTGGTATGAAATATCCTATTGTATTAGCAATTTTGATGGGAATAACAAATATAATTCCTTATTTCGGTCCTATCATTGGGGCTGTACCAGCAGTAATAATTGCCTTTACCATATCTATGAAGCAAGTTGTCTATGTAATACTAGGGGTGATTGTTGTCCAACTCATAGAAGGAAATCTACTTTCTCCTTATATCGTTGGAAAAAGTGTTCATTTACATCCGATAATTATAATTTTTGCCTTGCTAGTTGGTAGTGAAATAGCTGGAATAGTTGGTATGATTGTGGCTATTCCATTTGTAACGGTTTTAAAAGTGATTGTTAAGCATATGAAGGAGTTTAGATCAACAGATTGA
- a CDS encoding cysteine desulfurase family protein has translation MDAIYLDHAATSPIHPDVIQAMLSVMEQSFGNPSSIHQFGRKARQLLDEARNTAAQSINASEKNIIFTSGGTEADNLALLGIAWANKDKGKHIITTKIEHHATLHAAESLEKQGYQITYLPVQKSGQVMIEDFRAALTDQTILVSIMMVNNETGVMQPIREIGEILKNHQAYFHTDAVQAYGICDINVSELGVDALTVSSHKINGPKGTGFLYIKDGVRINTMQFGGEQERKRRPGTENVTNIVGFQKAIEVIQQEKEQRMNAYQAYKEMLLGILEKENVHYSINGENAITVPTIVNISFPGANVESLLMNFDLAGIAASSGSACTAGSVEPSHVLAAMYGKEDERTINSIRFSFGLANNKEQIEEAATKIAAIVNRVVS, from the coding sequence ATGGATGCAATTTACTTGGATCACGCAGCGACTTCTCCTATACACCCAGATGTGATACAAGCGATGCTCTCTGTGATGGAACAATCATTTGGAAATCCATCAAGTATTCATCAATTTGGACGAAAAGCTAGACAGCTACTCGATGAGGCTAGAAACACAGCAGCACAGAGTATTAATGCTTCTGAAAAAAACATCATTTTCACAAGTGGTGGAACAGAAGCTGATAATTTAGCTTTACTTGGCATTGCTTGGGCGAATAAAGATAAAGGCAAACATATTATTACAACGAAAATAGAACATCATGCGACATTGCATGCAGCTGAATCTCTAGAAAAACAAGGCTATCAGATCACTTATTTACCTGTGCAAAAATCAGGACAAGTAATGATTGAAGACTTTCGTGCTGCTTTGACAGATCAAACGATTTTAGTTTCTATCATGATGGTGAACAATGAGACAGGCGTTATGCAACCTATTCGAGAGATTGGCGAAATTCTTAAAAATCATCAAGCTTATTTTCATACCGATGCGGTCCAGGCCTATGGTATTTGTGATATTAATGTAAGTGAATTGGGTGTGGATGCACTAACAGTATCATCGCACAAAATCAATGGACCTAAAGGAACTGGTTTTCTTTATATAAAAGATGGTGTACGAATAAATACAATGCAATTTGGGGGCGAACAAGAACGAAAACGACGTCCAGGAACGGAGAATGTTACAAATATTGTTGGTTTTCAAAAAGCAATTGAAGTAATACAACAAGAAAAAGAGCAACGAATGAATGCTTATCAAGCTTATAAAGAAATGTTATTGGGGATATTAGAGAAGGAAAACGTGCATTATTCTATTAATGGTGAAAATGCAATTACAGTCCCAACAATTGTAAATATAAGCTTTCCGGGAGCTAATGTGGAGTCTTTATTAATGAACTTTGACTTAGCAGGAATTGCGGCTTCAAGTGGTAGTGCTTGTACAGCAGGATCTGTAGAGCCTTCGCATGTGTTAGCTGCAATGTATGGTAAAGAAGATGAGCGCACGATAAATTCTATTCGATTTAGCTTTGGTTTAGCAAATAACAAGGAACAAATTGAAGAAGCAGCCACCAAAATAGCTGCAATTGTAAATAGAGTAGTATCATAA
- a CDS encoding ATP-dependent RecD-like DNA helicase produces the protein MEDNYNKVEENYIKGELIHMIFTNHQEHFSIAKIKVLQTNETFSEKEVVIKGYFNQLNMGEPYIFRGDFIKHKKFGLQYQVTHYERYIPDTKEGLVAYLSSELFHGVGKKTAQRIVEKLGENAVSKILKDPHVLDDIRGLTKDRAEGLHQKLQEHQGFEHVVVHLSKYGFGLKMAQKIYQVYKDEAINILETNPYQYVFDIDGVGFLRADEVAKQHNIAMNHPSRIQAGCMFCLQDSTQNGHVYLPVTALIEQSSRLIQAKRYQITEEEIWTELQSLNEEKQLIMEENDKVFLPILYYAEAGFTTQLNRVLEQEIEDDVVEAELLKIVGQIEEDEILSYGQEQFAAIKQALTEKVMILTGGPGTGKTTVIKGIIKAYEQLYDLSADIDKYDNKSDFPFVLTAPTGRAAKRMNESTGLPAVTIHRLLGWDGNESFEKDEDNQLNGKLLVIDEFSMVDVFLANQLFKAIPKEMQVLIVGDEDQLPSVGPGQVLADLLASKLVPAVKLEEVYRQKEGSKIIQLAHEMKQKRVTKESLQKANDFNFIACNEGHVVDVVKQIVTKAHEKGVELKDIQVLAPMYRSQAGIHQLNEEIQKLVNPKRKDRRELRAKDVTFRTGDKVIQLVNQAEDGVFNGDIGEITAIFQEDENVDQVEQVVVSFDEKDVVYERKDLLNLMHAYCISIHKSQGSEFPIVILPVVPGYRRMLRKNLLYTALTRAKQSLIICGDKQAFLYGVKEEDTNKRYTTLTDKLTLIIKEDQNLKTATENEEDSALSPYDFL, from the coding sequence ATGGAGGACAACTACAATAAAGTGGAAGAGAATTATATAAAAGGGGAACTAATTCATATGATTTTCACTAATCATCAAGAACACTTTTCCATTGCTAAAATTAAAGTGCTCCAGACTAATGAAACGTTCTCTGAAAAGGAAGTTGTAATAAAAGGCTATTTTAATCAACTGAACATGGGAGAACCGTATATCTTTCGTGGGGATTTTATTAAACACAAAAAATTTGGTTTGCAGTATCAAGTAACGCATTATGAACGTTATATACCAGACACGAAAGAAGGATTAGTTGCTTATTTATCAAGTGAACTGTTTCACGGAGTTGGTAAAAAAACAGCGCAGCGAATCGTTGAAAAACTTGGTGAAAATGCTGTTTCTAAAATATTGAAAGATCCTCATGTCTTAGATGATATTCGTGGCTTGACCAAAGATAGAGCCGAGGGACTTCATCAAAAGTTACAAGAACATCAAGGATTTGAGCATGTTGTTGTCCATCTCTCTAAATACGGTTTCGGATTAAAGATGGCACAAAAAATCTATCAAGTATACAAAGATGAAGCAATAAATATATTAGAAACAAATCCGTATCAATATGTTTTTGACATTGATGGTGTTGGATTTTTACGAGCAGATGAAGTTGCTAAACAACATAACATAGCAATGAATCATCCCAGTAGAATTCAGGCTGGTTGCATGTTTTGTTTACAAGATTCAACACAAAATGGACATGTGTATCTTCCAGTAACAGCATTAATCGAACAATCGAGTCGATTAATACAAGCAAAACGTTATCAAATAACAGAAGAGGAAATTTGGACGGAACTACAATCTTTAAATGAAGAAAAACAATTAATAATGGAAGAAAATGATAAGGTATTTCTACCAATTTTGTATTATGCGGAAGCGGGTTTCACAACGCAATTAAATCGTGTTCTTGAACAAGAGATAGAAGATGATGTGGTGGAAGCTGAATTATTAAAAATTGTAGGACAAATTGAAGAAGATGAAATATTAAGTTATGGACAAGAACAATTCGCTGCGATTAAACAAGCTTTAACTGAAAAAGTGATGATTCTTACAGGTGGGCCAGGAACAGGTAAAACTACTGTAATCAAGGGTATTATTAAGGCGTATGAACAGTTATATGATTTGTCTGCAGATATTGATAAATATGATAATAAATCTGATTTCCCATTTGTGTTAACAGCTCCAACAGGAAGGGCAGCAAAAAGGATGAATGAGTCTACGGGTTTGCCTGCTGTTACTATCCACAGATTACTAGGTTGGGATGGAAATGAATCTTTTGAAAAAGATGAAGATAATCAGCTAAATGGAAAATTATTAGTGATTGATGAGTTTTCGATGGTAGATGTCTTTCTAGCTAATCAATTATTTAAAGCAATACCTAAAGAAATGCAAGTGTTAATAGTGGGTGATGAAGATCAATTACCATCTGTGGGACCGGGTCAAGTATTAGCAGATCTACTTGCAAGTAAATTGGTACCGGCTGTTAAATTGGAAGAAGTGTATCGGCAAAAAGAGGGCTCGAAAATTATTCAGTTAGCACATGAAATGAAACAAAAAAGAGTAACGAAAGAATCACTTCAAAAAGCAAATGATTTTAATTTTATTGCTTGTAATGAAGGACACGTCGTAGATGTTGTTAAACAAATTGTAACTAAGGCGCATGAAAAGGGTGTTGAGCTTAAAGATATTCAAGTTTTAGCCCCAATGTACCGATCTCAGGCAGGCATTCATCAGTTAAATGAGGAAATTCAAAAGTTAGTTAATCCTAAAAGAAAAGATCGTAGGGAATTAAGAGCTAAAGATGTTACCTTCCGCACTGGAGATAAAGTCATTCAATTAGTTAATCAGGCCGAAGATGGCGTCTTTAATGGAGATATAGGAGAGATAACAGCTATTTTTCAAGAAGACGAAAATGTCGATCAAGTTGAACAAGTAGTTGTGTCATTTGATGAGAAAGATGTTGTTTATGAAAGAAAAGATTTATTAAACTTAATGCATGCTTATTGTATATCAATCCATAAATCACAAGGTAGTGAGTTTCCTATTGTTATATTACCTGTTGTGCCGGGTTATCGACGAATGCTTCGTAAGAATTTGTTATACACGGCATTAACGCGTGCAAAACAATCTTTAATTATTTGTGGCGATAAACAAGCTTTTCTATATGGCGTAAAAGAAGAAGATACAAATAAACGATATACAACCTTAACTGATAAATTAACGCTTATAATAAAAGAAGATCAAAACCTGAAAACTGCTACTGAGAATGAGGAGGATAGTGCTTTATCCCCTTATGATTTCTTATAG